Proteins encoded within one genomic window of Festucalex cinctus isolate MCC-2025b chromosome 18, RoL_Fcin_1.0, whole genome shotgun sequence:
- the gucy2d gene encoding retinal guanylyl cyclase 1, whose translation MANHRDPRFLHNLSYHPRWQHDSFKPRWKRHTWTNSDVAHRVFLSSSTSSSLLKPQLPLSPAQRFQTCWASRLLMPLLLISFLPCQAWATTFKVALVGPWTCDPFYSKALPDTAARLATARINKDPHLNKGYWYDYTLINEDCKSSRAMARFAELEGYGSAFLGPANPGYCSSAALYAKEWDVGILSWSCLKPNMGEGRMYPTFLRPQPLSSRVLFTVLRFFRWAHVAIISEESDIWEATGYELASSLRALGLPVNPVVTMEAGKDGPRKALTKVRETDRVRVIIMCMPSVLIGGQSQYELLISALAMRMIDRGYIFIPYDTLLYSLPYNDAFYYNLGNDTNLRKAYDGVLTITMDSGDRNFYQAFKDAQDSYEIRSSTAAAHVSPFFGSIYNMMYYIAMATEQARANSGRWVTGEILGASEGGFEFEGFNQHLRAGRDGEGMQARYVVLDYSGMGNSLYSTHVLEAAHTDGRIGGLKYLGRSIHFAGSTPYTDSSCWFSPYFACSGGMDYSTIFFFLLFAMMLAGAINVFIHFKRSGRVGFTFGNSGGSTKVLLTLDDLVFINTQISKRKLNDESIMRSQLDMKTPHHSVSGRSYLASTPDSSNVAVFEGDWVWLKKGPPGAVSSVNSSTESVFIKLRDMRHENLNLFLGLFYDSGIFGVVTEHCSRGSLEDLLINEDVRLDWMFKSSLLMDLIRGMKYLHNRGIVHGRLKSRNCVVDGRFVLKVTDYGFNELLSAQSISLEDEKPEDLFWTAPELLRNHSLRRRGTFPGDVYSFSIIAQEVISRSAPFCMLDMPPKEIISKVKEPPPLCRPTISVDEAPLDVIQVMKQAWSEEPDKRPTFHDVFKQFKSITKGKKTNIIDSMLRMLEQYSSNLEDLIRERTEELEVERQKTDQLVAQMLPKSVAQALKTGKPVKPEHFNEATLYFSDIVGFTTISALSEPIEVVDLLNDLYTLFDAIIGLHDVYKVETIGDAYMVASGVPNRNGNRHAAEMANMSLDILHCIGTFKMRHMPELRVRIRIGLHSGPVVAGVVGLTMPRYCLFGDTVNTASRMESTGLPYRIHVNQTTVDVLNSLKLGYKIQVRGMTELKGKGVENTYWLVGREDFKKPLPIPPDLQGGRNHGIGLDEIPPDRRQKFLDRQKKMG comes from the exons ATGGCAAATCACAGAGACCCTCGCTTCCTGCACAACCTGTCCTATCACCCTCGATGGCAGCACGACTCCTTCAAACCGAGGTGGAAAAGACACACGTGGACAAACAGTGACGTAGCTCATCGTGTCTTCCTTTCCTCGTCCACATCATCGTCGTTGTTAAAACCGCAGTTGCCATTGTCCCCGGCGCAGCGTTTTCAGACCTGCTGGGCAAGTCGGCTCCTCATGCCCTTACTCCTAATCTCATTCCTACCATGTCAAGCCTGGGCGACCACATTCAAGGTGGCTCTGGTCGGACCCTGGACTTGCGACCCCTTTTACTCCAAAGCCCTGCCGGACACGGCGGCCCGCCTGGCCACTGCACGCATCAACAAGGACCCCCACCTCAACAAAGGCTACTGGTACGACTACACGCTGATCAACGAGGACTGCAAGTCATCCCGTGCCATGGCTCGTTTCGCTGAGCTGGAAGGATACGGCTCGGCATTCCTGGGCCCGGCCAACCCGGGGTACTGCTCTTCGGCCGCGTTATACGCTAAAGAGTGGGATGTCGGAATTCTCTCCTGGAGTTGCCTGAAACCAAACATGGGGGAAGGAAGGATGTATCCCACGTTCCTCCGCCCACAGCCGTTGTCCTCGCGTGTCCTTTTCACGGTGCTGCGCTTCTTCCGCTGGGCCCACGTGGCGATCATCTCGGAGGAGAGTGACATCTGGGAGGCCACTGGGTATGAGCTGGCCTCATCTCTGAGGGCTTTGGGCCTGCCCGTCAACCCCGTCGTCACCATGGAGGCGGGCAAGGACGGGCCGAGGAAGGCCTTGACAAAAGTTCGGGAAACAGATCGGGTTAGAG TGATCATTATGTGCATGCCTTCTGTCCTGATCGGCGGCCAATCCCAGTACGAACTTTTGATTTCCGCTTTAGCCATGCGAATGATCGACCGCGGCTACATTTTTATCCCCTACGACACGCTGCTCTACTCGCTTCCGTACAACGATGCTTTCTACTACAACCTGGGCAATGACACCAATCTGAGGAAAGCCTACGACGGAGTCCTCACCATCACCATGGACTCCGGAGACCGCAATTTTTACCAGGCCTTCAAAGATGCTCAGGACAGCTACGAAATCCGCAGCAGCACCGCGGCAGCGCAT GTTTCTCCATTCTTCGGCTCCATCTACAACATGATGTATTACATAGCCATGGCAACTGAGCAGGCCCGTGCCAACAGCGGCCGGTGGGTGACGGGTGAGATCCTCGGCGCCAGCGAGGGCGGCTTCGAATTTGAGGGCTTCAATCAGCACTTGAGGGCGGGTAGGGACGGCGAAGGCATGCAGGCTCGCTACGTGGTGCTGGACTACAGCGGGATGGGAAACTCGCTGTACTCCACTCACGTTCTGGAGGCTGCGCACACGGACGGCAGGATCGGAGGGTTGAAATATCTCGGCCGCTCGATCCATTTCGCTGGCAGTACCCCCTACACGGACTCCAGTTGTTGGTTTAGTCCTTATTTTGCCTGCAGTGGAG GAATGGATTACTCGACTATCTTCTTTTTCCTTCTCTTTGCGATGATGCTTGCTGGTGCCATAAACGTCTTCATTCATTTCAA GAGGAGCGGCAGAGTGGGCTTCACTTTTGGAAACAGCGGTGGATCCACCAAAGTACTCCTGACTCTGGATGACCTGGTCTTCATTAACACTCAAATCAGTAAAAGG AAGCTGAATGATGAAAGCATCATGAGAAGTCAGCTGGATATGAAAACGCCTCACCACTCAGTGTCCGGTCGCAGCTATTTGGCCTCTACACCAGATAGCTCCAATGTTGCTGTATTTGAG GGCGATTGGGTTTGGTTGAAGAAAGGCCCACCTGGAGCTGTATCAAGCGTCAATAGCAGCACTGAGTCAGTCTTCATCAAG CTCAGAGACATGAGGCATGAGAATCTCAACCTGTTCCTGGGACTATTCTACGACTCTGGTATTTTCGGAGTGGTGACGGAACACTGCTCCAGAGGCAGCTTGGAGGACCTGCTCATCAATGAGGACGTACGGCTGGACTGGATGTTCAAGTCGTCCCTGCTGATGGATCTTATCAGG GGAATGAAGTACCTGCACAATCGAGGAATCGTTCATGGGCGCCTCAAATCCCGAAACTGTGTCGTGGACGGACGTTTTGTGCTGAAGGTGACTGATTATGGCTTCAATGAACTTCTCAGCGCCCAAAGCATCAGCTTGGAGGACGAAAAGCCAGAGG ATCTGTTCTGGACTGCTCCCGAGCTGCTACGCAACCATTCTCTGAGGAGAAGGGGGACGTTTCCAGGAGACGTCTACAGTTTTTCCATCATTGCACAGGAAGTGATTTCCCGCTCTGCACCTTTTTGTATGTTGGACATGCCACCGAAAG AGATTATCAGCAAGGTCAAAGAGCCCCCTCCTTTGTGTCGGCCCACCATTTCAGTCGATGAGGCCCCCCTGGACGTCATCCAGGTCATGAAGCAGGCCTGGAGCGAAGAACCGGACAAGAGGCCCACATTTCATGATGTTTTCAAACAG TTTAAAAGCATCACCAAAGGCAAGAAGACCAATATCATCGACTCAATGTTGCGCATGTTGGAGCAGTACTCCTCCAACTTGGAGGATCTGATCCGGGAGAGGACGGAAGAGTTGGAGGTGGAGAGACAAAAGACGGACCAACTGGTGGCTCAGATGTTGCCCAA GTCTGTGGCCCAGGCGCTGAAGACAGGCAAGCCGGTGAAACCTGAGCACTTCAACGAGGCCACGCTCTACTTTAGCGACATCGTAGGCTTTACCACCATCTCAGCTCTCAGCGAGCCCATCGAGGTGGTCGACCTGCTCAACGACCTCTACACGCTCTTTGACGCCATCATCGGCCTGCATGACGTGTACAAG GTGGAAACTATTGGAGATGCGTACATGGTGGCCTCCGGAGTCCCCAATAGGAATGGCAACCGTCATGCGGCTGAGATGGCCAACATGTCTCTTGACATCCTCCACTGCATCGGCACCTTCAAGATGAGACACATGCCGGAATTAAGAGTTAGGATCCGGATCGGCTTGCACTCCG GCCCAGTGGTGGCAGGAGTTGTGGGCCTCACGATGCCTCGCTACTGCCTCTTCGGAGACACAGTCAACACAGCATCTCGAATGGAGTCCACCGGGTTGC CTTACAGAATACACGTCAACCAGACCACAGTAGACGTCCTTAACAGCTTGAAGCTGGGATACAAAATTCAAGTCAGAGGCATGACGGAATTAAAG GGTAAAGGTGTTGAGAACACGTACTGGTTGGTGGGAAGGGAAGATTTCAAGAAACCTCTGCCAATTCCGCCAGACCTTCAAGG GGGACGCAATCACGGCATCGGTTTAGATGAGATTCCTCCCGACAGAAGACAAAAGTTTCTGGATCGGCAGAAGAAGATGGGCTAG
- the hsd20b2 gene encoding hydroxysteroid (20-beta) dehydrogenase 2, with translation MSLTDALVIIGGFTFVFYSLKAAWKCYFGFREFILSEFWQVDLRTYGQWAVVTGATSGIGKAYAMELAQRGLDIILVSRCDEKLRQVAKEIEIQHGRKTHTVRVDFTHGHNIYPFIAKQLQGLEIGILVNNVAMSYSDDFASFLEIPDAEKKITEILDCNTLSVAQTTRLVLPGMLERRTGLIINISSQVGIHPQPLLALYSATKAFVMYFSQCLHAEYKAEGIAVQCVVPFLVSTNMNKMKSSGCVKSAAAFAREALNTVGYSNYTSGCLLHALQSFAIGLLMPDCLRMSSFLVAKMLDTAHQRKVQRGMCKGVHTDS, from the exons ATGTCTTTGACTGACGCCCTGGTCATCATTGGTGGATTCACATTCGTGTTCTACTCGCTAAAAGCGGCCTGGAAATGCTACTTCGGATTCAGAGAGTTTATTTTATCAGAGTTTTGGCAAGTGGATTTGAGGACTTACGGGCAATGGGCAG TTGTCACGGGAGCAACATCTGGCATCGGTAAAGCATACGCCATGGAG CTGGCTCAAAGAGGCTTGGATATCATTTTAGTAAGCAGATGTGACGAGAAGCTTCGACAGGTGGCCAAAGAGATCG agATTCAGCATGGTCGAAAGACGCACACCGTCCGAGTGGACTTCACACACGGCCATAATATTTACCCTTTTATAGCCAAGCAACTACAAGGTCTGGAGATTGGAATTCTGG TGAACAACGTGGCAATGTCCTACTCTGACGATTTTGCCTCATTCCTGGAAATTCCTGATGCTGAAaag AAAATCACAGAGATTCTCGACTGTAACACACTGTCTGTTGCTCAA ACGACAAGATTAGTTCTGCCCGGCATGCTTGAAAG AAGGACGGGATTGATCATCAATATTTCCTCGCAAGTGGGAATCCATCCGCAGCCTCTGCTGGCCCTTTACTCTGCCACCAAG gCGTTTGTCATGTATTTCAGTCAGTGTCTGCATGCTGAGTACAAGGCGGAGGGGATTGCGGTCCAG TGCGTCGTGCCCTTCCTGGTTTCCACCAACATGAACAAAATGAAAAGCAGCGGCTGCGTGAAGAGCGCCGCCGCTTTCGCCCGAGAGGCTTTGAACACCGTGGGTTACTCCAACTACACCAGCGGCTGCCTGTTACATGCACTGCAG AGCTTTGCTATTGGCCTACTCATGCCCGACTGTCTGCGTATGTCCTCGTTCCTGGTGGCCAAGATGCTCGACACAGCACATCAGAGAAAAGTCCAAAGGGGAATGTGCAAGGGGGTTCATACAGATTCATAA